Proteins co-encoded in one Bacillus sp. FSL H8-0547 genomic window:
- a CDS encoding oligosaccharide flippase family protein, whose protein sequence is MKNKKRNSIAKNVVHLFYSTALSSGLNAAALIVLASYLQSHNYGIFSVALAFAMIMGYFTDAGLSEIVLREGTKRETEVSSLMSSYIKLRAVLMGITFIIGFIFIHSFYASNPELITTAYCLIIPMVTGIAMQSIGTTYFQLTERMQFYGAIRIISSFMLIFTVFIGMMVSLTPYQICFLYGLSYFIAGLIGVVLVSRNVQISLNKPFHKEILNGIGSFTIGGLLFVIFPHLGTLVLEKTVTLAEVGMFAIAYRIPQALQQLPYIIAGAFCPVLFRSFNSGDYAKHRELSTTQIKITVLLGAAIAIPFYHMSSDIVTILFGEKWITAAAPLKILTLMLILQSVSISLADSLTTQGMQTRRTLVQLISLLTGGVLYFYFSLSNGVIGAAYAGLAIEFLILMGFWLMIPGRLHFAVKAIGPYLTVIAVSMFIPSALLGSFPLVSVLLSYIILSAIVLVDKDIYNGIKILVVGKVLKVSASKEADHGV, encoded by the coding sequence TTGAAGAATAAAAAAAGAAATTCGATAGCTAAGAATGTTGTGCATTTATTTTACAGCACTGCTTTATCGAGCGGCCTAAATGCTGCAGCGTTAATCGTGCTTGCATCCTATCTTCAATCTCATAACTACGGGATTTTCAGTGTAGCATTAGCGTTTGCGATGATTATGGGGTATTTCACAGATGCAGGTTTGAGCGAAATTGTCCTGAGAGAGGGAACGAAGCGAGAAACAGAGGTTTCCTCCCTTATGTCCTCGTACATTAAATTGAGGGCAGTATTAATGGGAATTACCTTTATAATAGGTTTCATCTTCATTCATTCTTTCTATGCATCTAACCCGGAGTTGATTACAACTGCATATTGTCTGATTATTCCAATGGTGACGGGGATTGCGATGCAAAGTATTGGAACCACTTATTTTCAGCTGACTGAGAGGATGCAATTTTACGGTGCAATTAGAATCATTTCTTCGTTTATGCTCATTTTTACCGTTTTTATAGGAATGATGGTGTCACTGACTCCGTATCAAATCTGTTTTTTGTATGGCTTGTCTTACTTTATAGCTGGGTTAATTGGAGTAGTTCTTGTCAGCCGAAATGTTCAGATCTCTTTAAATAAACCCTTTCATAAAGAAATTCTTAATGGTATTGGATCCTTTACCATAGGTGGATTACTGTTTGTCATTTTCCCTCATCTGGGAACGCTTGTATTAGAAAAGACAGTCACTTTGGCAGAAGTAGGTATGTTTGCAATCGCCTATAGAATTCCCCAAGCTTTGCAGCAGCTTCCATATATCATAGCAGGCGCTTTTTGTCCTGTATTATTCAGAAGTTTTAACAGTGGGGATTATGCAAAGCACAGAGAACTTTCTACAACGCAAATTAAGATTACGGTCCTTCTCGGCGCTGCGATTGCCATTCCTTTTTACCACATGTCAAGTGACATTGTAACAATTCTTTTTGGAGAAAAATGGATAACAGCAGCGGCCCCTTTGAAAATTTTAACATTAATGCTTATTCTTCAATCTGTCAGCATTTCACTTGCAGACAGTCTAACTACCCAAGGTATGCAGACTCGCCGTACTTTAGTGCAGCTGATCTCGTTATTGACAGGCGGGGTTCTCTATTTTTATTTTAGTCTTTCAAACGGGGTAATAGGCGCTGCTTATGCTGGCTTAGCCATTGAATTCTTAATACTGATGGGTTTTTGGCTGATGATTCCAGGCCGTCTTCATTTTGCTGTGAAAGCAATTGGTCCATATCTGACAGTTATTGCAGTAAGTATGTTTATCCCTTCAGCTTTATTGGGTTCATTTCCTTTGGTAAGTGTACTTTTGAGTTATATCATCTTATCTGCAATTGTATTGGTGGATAAGGACATCTACAATGGCATAAAGATTCTTGTTGTTGGAAAAGTATTGAAGGTCTCTGCCAGCAAGGAGGCAGACCATGGAGTATAA
- a CDS encoding glycosyltransferase family 4 protein has product MNILIMTDKLITGGAENYFCSLENKISHPEMTVYTAAAGGELFPKIKNKEHFIEMKRDSHFHNLKVLCRQIKKNDIDIIHANSLRMVMYGVCCKALISKRIKLIYTKHNVTFLERRAPALFTALMNHFVEKIIAVSNFEKKNLVDLGVKSGKVTTIYNGVNLDEFTFSRKEHKGQKKIGILARLSAEKNHDLFLNIAKSLEHAEDLSFYIAGDGPEFDNIKRKISSLNLQGKVIMTGATGRPQEFIREMDVLLLTSEREVFPMVILEAMAVGTPVISINRGGISEAISDQITGFLIENHSEEEFSSKVINLSYNRELQLKISNCAREKSETEFSLDSMVSNTVNEYLKQAY; this is encoded by the coding sequence ATGAATATCCTCATTATGACGGATAAGCTTATAACAGGCGGAGCCGAGAACTATTTTTGCAGTCTTGAAAATAAAATCAGTCACCCTGAAATGACTGTTTACACTGCCGCTGCCGGTGGAGAGCTTTTTCCGAAAATAAAAAATAAAGAGCATTTTATTGAAATGAAAAGAGATTCTCACTTTCATAACTTAAAAGTGCTGTGCAGGCAGATTAAAAAAAATGATATTGATATTATTCATGCTAATAGTTTGAGAATGGTGATGTATGGAGTGTGCTGCAAAGCATTGATCTCCAAAAGGATAAAGCTGATTTATACGAAACATAACGTAACGTTCCTTGAGAGAAGAGCTCCTGCGCTTTTTACCGCGTTAATGAATCATTTTGTTGAAAAAATTATTGCGGTCAGTAACTTTGAAAAGAAGAATCTAGTTGATCTGGGGGTTAAATCAGGCAAGGTAACAACCATTTATAATGGAGTGAACTTGGATGAGTTTACATTTTCAAGAAAAGAACATAAAGGCCAAAAAAAAATAGGCATACTCGCAAGGCTGTCAGCGGAAAAAAATCATGATTTGTTCCTTAACATAGCTAAGAGTCTTGAGCATGCGGAGGATTTATCGTTTTATATTGCGGGGGATGGCCCTGAATTCGACAACATTAAAAGGAAAATTTCGTCATTGAATCTTCAGGGGAAAGTGATAATGACAGGTGCAACCGGAAGACCTCAGGAATTTATAAGAGAGATGGATGTTCTGCTTTTAACATCTGAACGAGAGGTATTTCCTATGGTGATACTGGAGGCAATGGCGGTTGGAACTCCGGTTATCTCTATAAACAGGGGAGGAATATCAGAAGCTATTTCTGATCAGATAACAGGTTTTCTCATAGAAAATCATTCTGAAGAGGAGTTCAGCTCAAAAGTTATAAATCTCTCTTATAACCGGGAATTGCAGCTGAAAATCAGCAATTGTGCACGAGAAAAATCGGAAACAGAATTTTCCTTAGACAGCATGGTCAGCAATACTGTAAATGAATATTTAAAGCAGGCTTACTGA
- a CDS encoding Wzz/FepE/Etk N-terminal domain-containing protein — MEERIDLKKFLAIIKKRFLIVCLTAAVMLSLTVLMTVYIMKPTYEAKEFILVGKLQKSDGEYIDSQNINRLLASSIDFIKSPIVLNTVAEKYSLEDEDKLEEKIIVQNSKDSQIINIIVRDSDAEFAKELAGFTAQTSVQKMNEIFKVNDFNVMRNGETHTSTISNPILNIAIGLFVGLFAGIALAMIREYFDDTVKSADEIEELTGLPVIGQVNLKAKKTGRKPAGKQKQLHKTEIPARGDARV; from the coding sequence ATGGAAGAAAGGATCGATTTGAAAAAATTCCTTGCGATTATCAAAAAAAGATTTCTAATTGTATGTTTAACTGCTGCGGTCATGCTCAGCTTAACAGTGCTGATGACGGTATATATTATGAAACCAACCTATGAAGCAAAAGAATTTATTCTTGTGGGCAAATTGCAAAAATCGGACGGAGAGTATATTGACAGCCAAAACATTAACAGGCTTCTGGCATCATCAATAGACTTTATCAAAAGCCCGATCGTTTTAAACACGGTGGCAGAGAAATACAGTCTTGAAGATGAAGATAAGCTTGAAGAAAAAATAATTGTTCAAAACAGCAAGGATTCTCAAATTATAAATATTATTGTCCGGGATTCTGACGCTGAATTTGCCAAAGAGCTGGCTGGATTTACTGCACAAACGTCCGTTCAAAAGATGAATGAAATCTTCAAAGTAAATGATTTTAATGTAATGAGAAACGGCGAGACTCACACAAGTACAATCAGTAATCCAATTCTGAATATCGCGATAGGACTTTTTGTGGGCCTGTTTGCCGGGATAGCGCTGGCAATGATTCGCGAGTATTTTGATGACACAGTAAAAAGTGCAGATGAGATAGAAGAACTGACAGGTTTGCCGGTCATTGGACAAGTGAATTTAAAAGCCAAAAAAACCGGGCGTAAACCTGCAGGAAAACAAAAGCAGCTCCACAAGACAGAAATTCCGGCAAGAGGTGATGCACGTGTTTAA
- a CDS encoding CpsD/CapB family tyrosine-protein kinase, with the protein MFKQISSRFKSVLLDQSLVSSEQIRMIRMNVENTLKNEPVILLITSPSSNDGDAMVASKLAIAFTEQEKKVLLVDANLSEPAVHALFNLENTSGLSDAAFYGIRGESGIMRTFIDNLSIMPAGSVHGNFPGVIISSRFKELVKKWTSEYDVVLIDAPGFLEKSDAQLAAECSDGVVLVVKANKTKKRNLYKTTNFLDRAKKRVVGVIYQTG; encoded by the coding sequence GTGTTTAAACAAATTTCGTCCAGATTCAAAAGTGTCCTGCTGGATCAATCATTAGTCAGCAGTGAGCAAATCAGGATGATCCGCATGAATGTGGAAAATACATTAAAAAACGAACCTGTCATTCTTTTAATTACATCACCTTCATCAAATGACGGAGATGCTATGGTCGCGTCTAAGCTTGCAATTGCTTTTACAGAACAGGAAAAGAAAGTTCTTCTTGTAGATGCCAATTTATCTGAGCCTGCAGTGCACGCTCTTTTTAACCTTGAGAATACATCCGGTCTTTCGGATGCTGCTTTTTATGGCATAAGAGGCGAATCGGGAATTATGAGAACGTTTATAGATAACTTGTCAATTATGCCTGCCGGTTCAGTGCACGGGAACTTTCCAGGCGTTATCATCAGCTCCAGGTTTAAAGAACTGGTTAAGAAATGGACGTCTGAATATGATGTTGTACTAATCGACGCACCAGGTTTTCTGGAAAAATCTGATGCACAGCTTGCGGCTGAGTGCAGCGATGGAGTCGTTTTGGTTGTAAAAGCCAATAAAACAAAGAAGCGCAATCTCTATAAAACAACTAATTTCCTGGACAGGGCTAAAAAAAGAGTCGTTGGAGTTATCTATCAGACAGGATAA
- a CDS encoding sugar transferase: MFMRRSDRSSFWILLMIVDVFVVYGSYELSYHLLQNGLSIETAIEIDAVFLLFLAAASIISFQAFDLHIDWKRHSARNLMYSIFLSSLTLNVLVVSMNAITGTPLTALFLIIAFLSQVAVLCCSKLVMWSYLRNTHSGKKVLVIGKTAEISSGMAQKFMKQRTDWLIMSDFLSAGEKEKYEEKMESADVVLIGPEVSKQDAAIIIGLSMKKNKEVMIVPDLFELLIANSRTEQIDDLMVFSINPPQLSRTQTAIKRMTDITVSLLLIAAAGPIMSVLYLLIPLTSKGAAVFKQERIGLCGKPYMLYKFRSMVQDAEVHTGPVLASERDPRITYLGNIIRATRLDELPQLFNVLKGDMSLIGPRPEREFFIKKFELDFPDYHHRLRVKPGITGLAQVLANYTTEPEDKLRYDLMYVRNYSVMLDMKILLQTIRVIIQRDQAQGVSVDISNKNETVVKPIEQSGAVNQ; this comes from the coding sequence ATGTTTATGCGACGATCTGACCGAAGCAGTTTTTGGATCTTGCTTATGATAGTGGATGTGTTTGTTGTCTATGGGTCATATGAATTGTCTTATCATCTTCTGCAAAATGGATTATCAATAGAAACAGCGATAGAAATAGATGCAGTATTTCTCCTCTTTTTGGCAGCGGCCTCTATTATCAGTTTTCAGGCCTTTGATCTCCACATAGATTGGAAAAGGCATTCTGCAAGAAACTTGATGTACAGCATCTTTCTATCTTCACTCACACTTAATGTGCTGGTGGTTTCAATGAACGCAATTACAGGGACTCCGCTTACAGCGCTCTTTCTTATAATTGCTTTCTTAAGTCAAGTGGCAGTATTATGCTGCAGCAAACTTGTGATGTGGAGCTATCTTAGGAATACGCACTCAGGCAAGAAGGTCCTTGTCATTGGTAAAACAGCTGAAATCAGTTCAGGAATGGCTCAAAAGTTTATGAAGCAGCGAACCGACTGGCTGATTATGAGTGACTTTCTTTCTGCAGGAGAAAAAGAGAAGTATGAAGAGAAGATGGAAAGTGCAGATGTGGTGCTGATTGGGCCTGAGGTAAGCAAACAGGATGCAGCAATCATAATAGGTTTATCAATGAAAAAAAATAAAGAAGTGATGATTGTTCCAGACTTGTTTGAACTCTTAATAGCAAACTCCAGAACAGAACAAATCGATGACCTAATGGTATTTTCCATTAACCCGCCGCAGCTCAGCCGCACGCAAACAGCCATAAAAAGAATGACTGACATCACAGTTTCATTATTATTAATCGCAGCAGCAGGGCCGATCATGTCAGTCCTTTATCTGCTTATTCCGCTTACTTCAAAAGGAGCTGCCGTTTTTAAACAAGAGCGGATCGGCCTTTGCGGAAAGCCCTATATGCTTTATAAATTCAGAAGTATGGTGCAGGATGCTGAAGTGCATACAGGACCTGTGCTGGCGAGCGAAAGGGATCCCCGGATTACTTACCTTGGAAACATAATCAGAGCCACTCGTCTGGATGAACTTCCGCAGTTATTTAATGTACTTAAAGGAGATATGAGTTTAATAGGGCCCAGACCGGAAAGGGAGTTTTTTATAAAGAAGTTTGAGTTGGATTTTCCAGATTATCACCACAGGCTTAGAGTTAAACCCGGCATTACCGGTCTCGCTCAAGTTCTGGCGAATTATACCACAGAGCCGGAGGACAAACTGCGCTACGATCTGATGTATGTCCGGAACTACTCCGTTATGCTTGATATGAAAATTTTGCTTCAGACAATAAGAGTGATTATCCAGAGAGATCAGGCGCAGGGAGTCAGCGTGGACATAAGCAATAAAAATGAAACAGTGGTTAAACCGATTGAACAGAGCGGGGCAGTGAATCAATAA
- a CDS encoding O-antigen ligase family protein: MEYNLKSGYAAKKSVLAVIILITLSKFSIDLGFALKPYMVFLIIFSVIHISQIYFEKMQLFEIGLLLFYLAYSFSGAFSLYPASSLRIIMGISLYLACYFIFKTILNKSNDHIIEKSIGTAGIIFNAASLVMYIAGLKTLSLAGEGERVTHLGVMVDRNYPRLIGLLEDPNFFVFYNTIFFTYFLCNANSLKNRIGLLLCLISNLLTFSRGGLLALIILFSLYVMLNNPLRQLKILAGLAASISVIAYVAVVQLKFDIYGILDSRINDFSNDGGSGRFELWGRAWDYFSSHVIFGLGAFNFSDYNSFEYQDSLTVHNTFLDILSESGIIGFSCYLLFILLVLYQLVENKIYKNKPYLFLVFIGFLIQMVSLSVIINDIFFMYLAILSVYLQQEKHSDSGTSFKRRDLAG, translated from the coding sequence ATGGAGTATAATCTGAAATCCGGGTATGCGGCAAAGAAATCGGTGCTTGCCGTCATTATATTAATTACCTTGAGCAAATTCAGTATTGATCTTGGCTTTGCCTTAAAGCCCTACATGGTTTTCCTTATTATATTTTCGGTTATACACATCTCCCAAATTTATTTTGAAAAAATGCAGCTTTTTGAAATTGGATTGCTCCTGTTTTATCTGGCGTACAGTTTTTCGGGGGCATTTTCACTTTATCCCGCATCAAGTTTGCGAATTATAATGGGAATTTCACTTTATCTTGCGTGTTATTTTATCTTCAAAACAATCCTGAATAAGTCGAACGATCATATTATCGAAAAGTCAATTGGAACTGCCGGGATTATATTTAACGCTGCAAGTCTTGTGATGTACATAGCGGGACTTAAAACATTATCCTTGGCTGGAGAAGGAGAACGGGTTACTCACTTGGGAGTGATGGTTGACAGAAATTATCCAAGGCTGATCGGTTTGCTGGAAGACCCTAACTTTTTCGTTTTCTACAATACTATCTTTTTTACTTATTTTCTCTGCAATGCAAACTCACTGAAAAATAGAATCGGTTTGCTGCTGTGTCTCATATCCAATCTCCTTACTTTCTCAAGGGGCGGTTTACTGGCACTTATCATTCTTTTCAGTTTATACGTCATGCTGAATAATCCCCTTAGACAATTGAAAATTCTTGCAGGTCTTGCGGCTTCAATATCTGTGATCGCTTATGTCGCAGTTGTGCAATTGAAGTTTGATATTTATGGAATTCTTGATTCGCGCATCAATGACTTTTCGAATGACGGCGGAAGCGGAAGGTTTGAGTTATGGGGCCGTGCCTGGGATTATTTTTCTTCACATGTGATCTTTGGCCTCGGAGCTTTTAATTTCTCCGACTACAATTCATTTGAATACCAGGACAGCCTGACAGTGCATAATACGTTTTTGGATATATTATCAGAATCAGGAATCATAGGCTTCTCTTGTTATCTTCTTTTTATCTTACTGGTTCTGTATCAATTAGTTGAAAACAAGATTTATAAAAACAAGCCGTATTTGTTTCTTGTATTTATTGGGTTTTTAATTCAGATGGTTTCATTGTCTGTCATTATTAACGATATCTTTTTCATGTATCTTGCGATTTTATCTGTTTATTTGCAGCAGGAAAAACATTCTGACTCAGGGACGTCTTTTAAAAGGAGGGATTTAGCCGGATGA
- a CDS encoding glycosyltransferase family 2 protein — protein sequence MSGEPLVSIITPSYNASKYIRETIQSVKSQSYSNFEMLIADDCSSDETRAIVQEEMERDTRIRLIKLKENGGPAAARNEAMKLAKGEYLAFLDSDDLWHPNKLEKQLAFMKERELAFTFTNYRMMNEEGQMTGSSVTVPLKTTYQDLLKNTMIGTLTVMINKKKILGKVQMELHRDCSEDYGLWLSILANGIDAYGLREELAYYRRCENSLSSNKLNSALKTWNTYRKIRGIGRFSAAWYFINYSVNALKKHRKAF from the coding sequence ATGTCCGGTGAGCCTTTAGTAAGTATTATCACACCAAGCTATAACGCTTCCAAATATATAAGGGAAACAATCCAGTCGGTAAAATCCCAATCCTATTCAAATTTTGAAATGCTGATAGCAGATGATTGCTCCTCTGATGAAACGAGGGCAATTGTACAAGAAGAGATGGAGCGGGATACAAGAATTCGTCTGATAAAACTTAAGGAAAACGGAGGTCCTGCCGCTGCCAGAAATGAAGCTATGAAACTGGCAAAAGGAGAGTATCTTGCTTTTCTTGACAGTGATGACTTATGGCATCCCAATAAGCTTGAGAAACAGCTTGCATTTATGAAGGAGCGGGAACTCGCCTTTACCTTTACCAATTACAGGATGATGAATGAAGAGGGGCAAATGACAGGCTCTTCAGTAACGGTTCCCCTTAAGACGACTTATCAGGACTTGCTTAAAAACACAATGATTGGAACACTTACTGTCATGATTAATAAGAAGAAAATTCTGGGCAAGGTTCAAATGGAGCTTCACCGGGACTGTTCAGAAGATTACGGACTATGGCTTTCCATCCTTGCAAACGGCATTGATGCTTATGGCTTGAGAGAGGAACTGGCTTACTACAGAAGATGTGAAAACTCTCTTTCAAGCAACAAATTAAACTCAGCTTTAAAAACCTGGAACACTTATCGAAAGATTAGGGGAATCGGCAGATTTTCAGCTGCATGGTACTTTATAAATTACTCTGTAAATGCTTTGAAAAAACACAGAAAAGCTTTTTAG